A window of Nicotiana sylvestris chromosome 8, ASM39365v2, whole genome shotgun sequence genomic DNA:
CGTGAGCTCATAAAATTAAGAagcgaaaataaaaaaaataaagaatcatTAACAGTCAAAAATACCAATATGAAGATGAATTTTGTTATAGAAATTAAAAGCCTAATGTGTAAGACTAAAGACTTACGTTAGGAGTAACTAGTAAGGTCTatgaagaatgaagatgaagcaactgaAAAGTGCGGCTAAAAAAGAATAGAAGAGAATGAACTGAAGCCCTAGCatatgtatatacttaagggtaaagtCGTAACTTTATTTCTTATTGGGAGTTAACCCATTAACAAAATTGGCAAACCgaggcccgaaccgataacccaatagtaaTAAAATTCTAAACCATTACCGAACCATTAACCCAATAACCCGATatcgataacccaataaacaatTAACGGTTCGAATTATCAATTTTACCTGATATATGCCCGGCCCTAACAAATAGAAGATAATTTGCTAATAACAAGGGTCTCAATAGACTAAAAATGCAATGGCAAAATTGAACATTTTCGAATATTATGTGAATGAATGTAGACCTCAAATCAATAGCTTTACCCTACAAGTACCCTTCCAACCGAACTCTCCCTTACTAAACAAAACTATAATTAGTTCATTCCAAAttaccttttttcttctttcaataATAATATGATTCACCATTTGGGTCCATGGTTgctatgttttggcaatcaagtcTATAACTACTCACCTTTTTACTAATTTTAAAGTAATATCTTTTCTTGATTTAACACCATTTATTAGTGACCTTTTTAAGCTCTTCCAAAAGCTAATAACGTGTTAAGCCATTAGCCATTAAAGAAAAGCTTTATTTGATTGACAACAGTTGAATCATCGGCACTTTATTTTATTCATTCTCCTGGGCTTAGCTAATTCAAGAATCTAGATTTTATACTTTTATATAGTTATTGTTTTCTGTTTCTAGTCAAGTAAAGAACATAGTAGTTGACTGTAAATTAAATAGGTATAGTCTCAACCTAGTTCCTAGACTGCTAGGATATTTGTATCAAGTGCACTTAACTGGAAATTTTGACCAAATAATAATTAGAGAGAATGAAACATGTGTAAGTGCCAGTTCTTTACAAAATATGTGCATTTTCGGTTAAAAATGATTAATCTTAACAAATATTTGCTAAATCAAAGTCAAATTTGTTGAAATATGTGATAATTTTATCTAAAAGTTTAAGTTGTTAAAGAtcaagaatatatattttttacttAATTTTGTTTTCAATAAAACTGCCGTTTCATACCGTTCTACAATTTATTCCATTcttcattattttttaatttgAGATTATAAAGTAGCTCAACAATTTAATACGTCAAGCTAGTAATTAAGTGAAACTATATCAAGAAGGATTTTGCACGTAATAAACCTACAATAATGACAATGATAATCTCTTATGACTGCGGAAGTCGTAAATAACGATAAAAGTCTGAAAAACAACTCAAAATACTGATAGTGTAGTTAAATAATGAAGAATTACACAAAATTTTGATTTAGAAAATAGTTAGTGATAAATTGTTAATCTAATTAATAGCATGGTATAACCAATTAAACCACTCTGATAATGTGGAGCAAAGCATCATCAGTAGAATAAACGTAAGACCTAGTCCTTACTTATAACATAGAATATTGTCTTTCTATGTCAACGCCGTCAATTAATCATTTGGTATTCGGAACCACTGCTCTGACTAATTTGGATTTGCGCTGCATGAGCGAAGTCTTGATAGCCCTTCTAGCATTCGAATATTTCCTTGAAGCCTAAATATGCATACAGCTCTGCTTGCTGGTTGGGCCGGTTCGATGGCTCTGTATGAATTAGCGGTTTTTGATCCTTCTGATCCGGTTCTTGATCCACTGTGGAGACAGGGTATGTTTGTTATACCCTTCATGACTCGTTTAGGAATAACCAATTCATGGGGTGGTTGGAGTATCATAGGGGGGACTGTAATGAATCCGGGTATTTGGAGTTACGAAGGTGTAGCTGGAGCACATATTGTGTTTTCTGGTTTATGCTTTTTGGCAGCTATCTGGCATTGTGTGTATTGAGATCTAGAAATATTTTGTGATGAACGTACATGAAAACCTTCTTTGGAATTGATTTATTTTTCTCAGGGGTGCTTGCTTTGGTtttggtgcatttcatgtaacagGCTTGTATGGTCCCGGAATATGGGTATCCGACCCTTATGGACTAACGGAAAAAGTACAACCTGTAAATCCATCATGGGGCGTGGAAGGTTTTGATCCTTTTGTTCCAGGAGGAATAGCCTCTCATCATATTGCAGCAGGAACATTGGGCATATTAGCGGGCATATTCCATCTTAACGTCCGTCCGCTACAACGTCTATACAAAGGATTGCGTATGAGAAATATTTAAACCGTCCTTTCCAGTAGTATCGCTGCTGTCTTTTTTGCAGCTTTTGTTGTTGCCGGTACTATGTGGTATAGATCGGCAACAACCCCGATTGAATTATTTGGGCCCACTCGTTACCAATGGAATCAGGGGTACTTCCAGCAAGAAATATATCGAAGAGTTAGTGCTGGGCTAGCAGAAAATCAAAGTTTATCAGAAGCCTGTTCTAAAATTCCTCGCTACATTTACAGATATGCAAAAACTACTGTAATATATGCACGTAAATATTCAAAATTTACACTATAAATTCACctctttttaaagaaaaaatttaCTTTTGATTGCTTCTTTTTAACTTTCATCTACTTATTGATGCTTTTGAGAATGACCTAATCACATGTAGTAAACTTACACTAAGTGGCGGAGGCAGGATTACCGTCAAGGGGGTTAAAAAAAGTTAAAATGACCTTACAaagattttgaacccccttgactaCTAAGTTATGCTTTTGGACTGTGTCAAGGAGATTCAAAACATAATTTATAGAGGTAAAATTATATTTTGCCttacataaatatataatttttcggcgaaggggatTCGAGTGAACACCCATccgcccctaaatccgcccctgcttACAATGTCAAAAGAAAGCAAGAAATTAAGTTCTTCATTTCCTAATTCCTTTCTTCCCTTTTGCCAGACGTCTTGTCTCCAATAATAACAATGATAATGAAGAATTACACAAATTTTTGATTTAGAAAATAGTTACTGATAATTATTAATCTAAATAACATGGTATAACCCATTAAACTACGTACTCTCATAGTGTGGAGCAAAGCGTCAATAGAAATAAACGTAAGACCTAGTCCTTATATTATAACATAGACTTGTCTTTCTATGTCAATGACATCAATTAACTATATGGTATTCGGAACTCATCGCTTTGACTAATCTAGATTTGTGTTGCGTAATCCTGGCTACCTTTAGATGTATGCAAAAACTACTGTAATATGCAcgtaatttttcaaaaattgcttATGTACATTCCGTTATACAAAATTTACACAATAAATTCAcccgttaaaaaaaaaaaaaaaaaaaaaaccttaacTTTTGATTGCTCGTTTTTAACTTTCATCTACTTATTGCTTTTGAGAATGACCTAATTACATTTGGACTAACCAATATAAAAGGGCAAACACACTTTCAAGGACAGAAGTGTTAAATATTTCTAAGCAAAGTCATTTAACACAGCTAATAtaattcccttttcttctttaataTAATCCTATTCATACATTCTTAATGGAGAAATCTCCAAACTCAGGTAGAGGTGTTAGCTATGGAGGAGGCCAAAGTTCCTTAGGTTATCTCTTTGGTGGTGATgataaaaaacaacaaaagattGATGATCCTCCACCTTCTCCCACTGTTTATGCACCACCCTATGGAATTGATGATTCAACTGAAAATCCATCAGAAAATTCTCCCTCTACTTCCATTACTTATCAAAAAAGTCAGGGCCAGAATTCAGGAATTTTCATCACTGTGAGTAATATTTTGTGTTCATATAGTTGCTCTTGATTCATCGCAAAATTGACTTAGATGAGCTTAAATGGTATGATCTGATCAGTGAGAATTCATATAGCTGACCCCAACTTGTTCGGAGTTCAAGcatagtagttgttgttgttatagttGCTCTTTATTTATGCGAGTAGTAAATATAAGAAACTAGTAttagtaatttttattttttttatatcggTTTGAGATCAGCTTAAATGGAGCGATTGGTAGGTAAGAATTTATATAACCGATCTCAACTTACTTGAGATTGAGGCCTTGTTTTGTTGTTGCTTTTGGTTTAACATGAAGTCTTTGTTCATGTGacttctatcttttttttttttttaccttcacTTATTCATAGTTCTCAAAAAATGTTTAGGGTCGTCCATCGACAAAGGTGAAATCAGTTCCAGGAGGAGACTCATCACTGGGCTACTTATTTGGAGATAAGTCTTGATATTTCTGATCTAATTTTAAGCATGGCTGAAGTTTAGGGTTTGAATAAGGGACTACCCAGGAATTTGTAATTTTTTCATTTGCCACTAAAAATTCCAATATTTGTATTTGTGTGCTAGTATTTGTACTCAATCTAAGTTTGTGTGGTTGTGTGAGAGGCTATTGTGTGATTAATAAGATCATCATTCATATTTGGTTAGGGTTTGTAAGGTTTtcagtatatatatgtatttttaaaagaaagaaaaatgttgaTTCTCTGCCTTTCAGGGTAGGTGTAAAGTAGTACATCTCACTCTCCCCAAACCTTACTAGTGAGAATTCGCTGGGTTTGTCGTTGTTGTATTCTTTGTTGCACTGTATCAATCTTCAATAAATTATTCATGTTGTAATGGGGTCTATGCTTCCTTTATGCTAAGTTTTCCATGGCCCAATTTGGTCTGGGAAGGCTTAGAACAAATATTTTTACAGATAtaatattctctttcttcttaTAGAATATAGTTTTTCCCCAGTTAATTTGATGGGGTCAGTGCTTTTGCTTCTCTTTTCTGAATAAGTTTGAGTTATTTTATGTTCCTTTTCCATTGGCCATTGTGGGGATATGGATCATATACTCTCCGTACCATTTCCAGCTTGTTTTGGCAAAGAGTACCTTATAGAAAATGTTAATTAGTACTGCTTTTCATGCAGTAGGTTTGCTTATTAGGATAT
This region includes:
- the LOC104219704 gene encoding LOW QUALITY PROTEIN: photosystem II CP47 reaction center protein (The sequence of the model RefSeq protein was modified relative to this genomic sequence to represent the inferred CDS: inserted 2 bases in 1 codon; substituted 3 bases at 3 genomic stop codons) yields the protein MHTALLAGWAGSMALYELAVFDPSDPVLDPLWRQGMFVIPFMTRLGITNSWGGWSIIGGTVMNPGIWSYEGVAGAHIVFSGLCFLAAIWHCVYXDLEIFCDERTXKPSLELXFIFLRGACFGFGAFHVTGLYGPGIWVSDPYGLTEKVQPVNPSWGVEGFDPFVPGGIASHHIAAGTLGILAGIFHLNVRPLQRLYKGLRMRNIXTVLSSSIAAVFFAAFVVAGTMWYRSATTPIELFGPTRYQWNQGYFQQEIYRRVSAGLAENQSLSEACSKIPRYIYRYAKTTVIYARRGVSYGGGQSSLGYLFGGDDKKQQKIDDPPPSPTVYAPPYGIDDSTENPSENSPSTSITYQKSQGQNSGIFITVSNILCSYSCS